From Cyprinus carpio isolate SPL01 chromosome A7, ASM1834038v1, whole genome shotgun sequence, a single genomic window includes:
- the LOC109112502 gene encoding protein RIC-3-like isoform X1 produces the protein MAVSTSQKITLISCIVLCMSLFLPKLFLPRVKKETAQSKVGPGHFPPPRHRHSFSEDHDHWDTDSHYIKHYNPEAIARAKGVGKPNLLGQVIPVYGFGIFLYIIYLFFKLTSKDKPHRQGCRFPMLQSEYTFEDMPTCQLVQMQARMSEKAREKRISKVVHPSARSRRGTRRREERKLKQLKEITQMMRERQLREEASPEEEAEEAPYTVDWEGYPDETYPEYDITSRRRRFPSVILEEPDQVIPTAEELAERMEKEEEEEEDEPDDACTNEEVKVENNEGEKEDDDKEEEEEEYEEEEEEEDEDEEEDEDEIREDQPCLPKSIDVDDEKLEYTGENKEEKKPSRRRRQITFSDHRHVFHYPKGGAVGCKYEEEEEEEHDGEEEEEEEDGEGNEEEENGDDEDCEEEEEDQHNEDGQSETEKEEEDPLMEAESLGFNDEVECESEEQEVGLIDFLQTYQPEVTLISNKSESTKAQASGTLRMRHKKQKVKK, from the exons ATGGCCGTTTCAACAAGTCAGAAGATCACCTTGATCTCTTGCATCGTCCTCTGTATGTCTTTATTCCTACCCAAATTATTTTTACCCAGAGTGAAGAAAGAAACAGCGCAGTCGAAGG ttggaCCAGGACATTTTCCTCCCCCACGACACAGACATTCATTCTCTGAAGATCATGATCACTGGGACACAGACTCTCATTACATCAAGCATTACAACCCAGAGGCCATTGCCAGAGCCAAAGGTGTTGGCAAGCCGAATCTCCTGGGCCAGGTCATCCCCGTCTATGGCTTTGGGATTTTCCTTTATATCATCTACTTGTTCTTTAAA CTGACCTCTAAGGACAAACCTCATCGACAAGGGTGCAGATTCCCTATGCTGCAGTCAGAATACACATTTGAAGATATGC CTACTTGTCAGCTGGTGCAGATGCAGGCCAGAATGAGTGAAAAAGCCAGAGAAAAGAGAATATCTAAAGTTGTCCACCCATCTGCCAG GTCACGCAGGGGCACACGGAGGCGTGAAGAGAGAAAGCTCAAACAGTTGAAGGAGATAACCCAAATGATGCGGGAGAGACAGTTACGAGAGGAAGCTTCGCCAGAGGAGGAAGCCGAGGAGGCCCCCTACACTGTAGACTGGGAAG GTTATCCAGACGAGACCTACCCAGAGTATGACATTACCTCCCGTAGACGCAGATTTCCTAGTGTTATACTTGAAGAACCAGACCAAGTCATACCCACAGCAGAGGAGCTTGCTGAGAGAATGGagaaggaagaagaggaggaggaagatgagccTGATGATGCGTGTACTAATGAGGAAGTGAAAGTGGAGAAtaatgaaggagaaaaagaagatgacgacaaagaagaagaagaagaggaatatgaagaggaggaggaggaggaagatgaagatgaggaggaggatgaggacgAGATTAGAGAAGACCAGCCCTGTCTTCCTAAAAGTATTGATGTGGATGATGAGAAACTTGAGTACACAGGTGAAAACAAAGAGGAAAAGAAACCAAGCAGGAGAAGACGACAAATCACCTTTAGCGATCACAGACACGTCTTTCATTATCCAAAGGGTGGAGCTGTTGGCTGCAAgtatgaggaagaggaggaagaagaacatgatggagaagaagaggaggaggaggaggatggtgaAGGGAATGAAGAGGAAGAAAATGGGGATGATGAAGACtgtgaagaagaagaggaagatcaGCATAATGAAGACGGGCAGAGTGAGACggaaaaggaggaggaggatcCGCTGATGGAGGCTGAGAGCCTGGGATTTAATGATGAAGTGGAATGTGAATCTGAGGAACAGGAAGTAGGCCTCATTGACTTCCTACAAACATACCAACCTGAGGTAACCCTCATCTCCAACAAGTCAGAGTCTACCAAAGCTCAAGCCTCTGGGACTCTTCGAATGCGTCACAAGAAACAGAAGGTGAAGAAGTGA
- the LOC109112502 gene encoding cilia- and flagella-associated protein 251-like isoform X3 codes for MLQSEYTFEDMPTCQLVQMQARMSEKAREKRISKVVHPSARSRRGTRRREERKLKQLKEITQMMRERQLREEASPEEEAEEAPYTVDWEGYPDETYPEYDITSRRRRFPSVILEEPDQVIPTAEELAERMEKEEEEEEDEPDDACTNEEVKVENNEGEKEDDDKEEEEEEYEEEEEEEDEDEEEDEDEIREDQPCLPKSIDVDDEKLEYTGENKEEKKPSRRRRQITFSDHRHVFHYPKGGAVGCKYEEEEEEEHDGEEEEEEEDGEGNEEEENGDDEDCEEEEEDQHNEDGQSETEKEEEDPLMEAESLGFNDEVECESEEQEVGLIDFLQTYQPEVTLISNKSESTKAQASGTLRMRHKKQKVKK; via the exons ATGCTGCAGTCAGAATACACATTTGAAGATATGC CTACTTGTCAGCTGGTGCAGATGCAGGCCAGAATGAGTGAAAAAGCCAGAGAAAAGAGAATATCTAAAGTTGTCCACCCATCTGCCAG GTCACGCAGGGGCACACGGAGGCGTGAAGAGAGAAAGCTCAAACAGTTGAAGGAGATAACCCAAATGATGCGGGAGAGACAGTTACGAGAGGAAGCTTCGCCAGAGGAGGAAGCCGAGGAGGCCCCCTACACTGTAGACTGGGAAG GTTATCCAGACGAGACCTACCCAGAGTATGACATTACCTCCCGTAGACGCAGATTTCCTAGTGTTATACTTGAAGAACCAGACCAAGTCATACCCACAGCAGAGGAGCTTGCTGAGAGAATGGagaaggaagaagaggaggaggaagatgagccTGATGATGCGTGTACTAATGAGGAAGTGAAAGTGGAGAAtaatgaaggagaaaaagaagatgacgacaaagaagaagaagaagaggaatatgaagaggaggaggaggaggaagatgaagatgaggaggaggatgaggacgAGATTAGAGAAGACCAGCCCTGTCTTCCTAAAAGTATTGATGTGGATGATGAGAAACTTGAGTACACAGGTGAAAACAAAGAGGAAAAGAAACCAAGCAGGAGAAGACGACAAATCACCTTTAGCGATCACAGACACGTCTTTCATTATCCAAAGGGTGGAGCTGTTGGCTGCAAgtatgaggaagaggaggaagaagaacatgatggagaagaagaggaggaggaggaggatggtgaAGGGAATGAAGAGGAAGAAAATGGGGATGATGAAGACtgtgaagaagaagaggaagatcaGCATAATGAAGACGGGCAGAGTGAGACggaaaaggaggaggaggatcCGCTGATGGAGGCTGAGAGCCTGGGATTTAATGATGAAGTGGAATGTGAATCTGAGGAACAGGAAGTAGGCCTCATTGACTTCCTACAAACATACCAACCTGAGGTAACCCTCATCTCCAACAAGTCAGAGTCTACCAAAGCTCAAGCCTCTGGGACTCTTCGAATGCGTCACAAGAAACAGAAGGTGAAGAAGTGA
- the LOC109112502 gene encoding cilia- and flagella-associated protein 251-like isoform X2, with product MLTSKDKPHRQGCRFPMLQSEYTFEDMPTCQLVQMQARMSEKAREKRISKVVHPSARSRRGTRRREERKLKQLKEITQMMRERQLREEASPEEEAEEAPYTVDWEGYPDETYPEYDITSRRRRFPSVILEEPDQVIPTAEELAERMEKEEEEEEDEPDDACTNEEVKVENNEGEKEDDDKEEEEEEYEEEEEEEDEDEEEDEDEIREDQPCLPKSIDVDDEKLEYTGENKEEKKPSRRRRQITFSDHRHVFHYPKGGAVGCKYEEEEEEEHDGEEEEEEEDGEGNEEEENGDDEDCEEEEEDQHNEDGQSETEKEEEDPLMEAESLGFNDEVECESEEQEVGLIDFLQTYQPEVTLISNKSESTKAQASGTLRMRHKKQKVKK from the exons ATG CTGACCTCTAAGGACAAACCTCATCGACAAGGGTGCAGATTCCCTATGCTGCAGTCAGAATACACATTTGAAGATATGC CTACTTGTCAGCTGGTGCAGATGCAGGCCAGAATGAGTGAAAAAGCCAGAGAAAAGAGAATATCTAAAGTTGTCCACCCATCTGCCAG GTCACGCAGGGGCACACGGAGGCGTGAAGAGAGAAAGCTCAAACAGTTGAAGGAGATAACCCAAATGATGCGGGAGAGACAGTTACGAGAGGAAGCTTCGCCAGAGGAGGAAGCCGAGGAGGCCCCCTACACTGTAGACTGGGAAG GTTATCCAGACGAGACCTACCCAGAGTATGACATTACCTCCCGTAGACGCAGATTTCCTAGTGTTATACTTGAAGAACCAGACCAAGTCATACCCACAGCAGAGGAGCTTGCTGAGAGAATGGagaaggaagaagaggaggaggaagatgagccTGATGATGCGTGTACTAATGAGGAAGTGAAAGTGGAGAAtaatgaaggagaaaaagaagatgacgacaaagaagaagaagaagaggaatatgaagaggaggaggaggaggaagatgaagatgaggaggaggatgaggacgAGATTAGAGAAGACCAGCCCTGTCTTCCTAAAAGTATTGATGTGGATGATGAGAAACTTGAGTACACAGGTGAAAACAAAGAGGAAAAGAAACCAAGCAGGAGAAGACGACAAATCACCTTTAGCGATCACAGACACGTCTTTCATTATCCAAAGGGTGGAGCTGTTGGCTGCAAgtatgaggaagaggaggaagaagaacatgatggagaagaagaggaggaggaggaggatggtgaAGGGAATGAAGAGGAAGAAAATGGGGATGATGAAGACtgtgaagaagaagaggaagatcaGCATAATGAAGACGGGCAGAGTGAGACggaaaaggaggaggaggatcCGCTGATGGAGGCTGAGAGCCTGGGATTTAATGATGAAGTGGAATGTGAATCTGAGGAACAGGAAGTAGGCCTCATTGACTTCCTACAAACATACCAACCTGAGGTAACCCTCATCTCCAACAAGTCAGAGTCTACCAAAGCTCAAGCCTCTGGGACTCTTCGAATGCGTCACAAGAAACAGAAGGTGAAGAAGTGA